In Necator americanus strain Aroian chromosome IV, whole genome shotgun sequence, the following proteins share a genomic window:
- a CDS encoding hypothetical protein (NECATOR_CHRIV.G16315.T2) has product MESDSLFTLPWVNAQILPGSFLLAVPPSSNCVNDTLYILPICSRAAEEEDSRATGGEHSRTAEEEDYESDERRRGGASKKRRRRVGKSSSSRESLERSPATGEKKRKTSKEGGGWNPLKVFRGKGKSAEGVRKTQDSMSLQKRLDRQGGQTYPPYREQQGYGGQQGYGGQQGYGGQQGYGGQQGYGGQQGYGGQQGYGGQQGYGGQQPYGAEQNQPYGQQPYDKRSPWEQQYPPPPPPPPPPPPPPPPPPPPPPAPVAAPRGGRQGYIYNKDEYFANPSKPWEAPKADPPVPPPQKRPPPPPPPPRPQPPRPPPPPPPPPPGAPPPGFCSPYGNSQDKDDYFSVP; this is encoded by the exons ATGGAGAGTGATTCGCTATTCACCCTACCGTGGGTAAATGCTCAAATTCTGCCG GGTTCGTTCCTACTAGCAGTTCCACCATCTTCTAATT GTGTAAATGATA CTCTTTATATTCTACCAATATGCAGCAGAGCAGCAGAGGAGGAAGACAGCAGAGCCACAGGGGGGGAGCACAGCAGAACAGCAGAGGAGGAAGATTATGAAAGCGACG AACGTCGCCGAGGAGGAGCtagcaagaaaagaaggagaagggTTGGGAAA AGCTCAAGTTCAAGGGAGAGTTTGGAAAGATCGCCGGCAactggagaaaagaaaa GGAAAACCTCCAAAGAAGGCGGTGGTTGGAATCCTCTCAAAGTGTTTCGAGGCAAAGGCAAAAGTGCTGAAGGTGTCAGAAAAACTCAGGATTCAATGTCGCTTCAGAAAAGACTTGATAGACAAGGAGGACAAACGTACCCACCTTATAGGGAACAACAAGGGTATGGAGGCCAGCAAGGGTATGGAGGACAACAAGGATATGGAGGGCAGCAAGGGTATGGAGGACAACAAGGGTATGGAGGACAACAAGGGTATGGTGGACAACAAGGGTATGGTGGACAACAAGGGTATGGTGGACAACAACCCTATGGAGCAGAGCAAAATCAGCCATACGGGCAGCAACCGTACGATAAACGTTCTCCCTGGGAGCAGCAGTAtcctcctccacctcctcctcctccacctcctcctccaccaccaccaccaccaccaccaccccCACCCGCACCAGTAGCAGCACCAAGAGGAGGACGTCAAGGCTACATTTATAATAAAGATGAGTATTTCGCTAATCCATCAAAACCATGGGAAGCACCAAAGGCAGACCCACCAGTTCCACCGCCACAGAAGCGGCCACCACCCCCGCCTCCACCGCCGCGTCCACAACCTCCACGTCCGCCTCCGCCTCCGCCTCCACCACCACCGGGTGCTCCTCCACCTGGATTTTGCTCTCCGTACGGTAATAGTCAAGATAAGGATGACTACTTTTCAGTTCCTTAA
- a CDS encoding hypothetical protein (NECATOR_CHRIV.G16315.T1) yields MIVWIAQLIVAATSALYILPICSRAAEEEDSRATGGEHSRTAEEEDYESDERRRGGASKKRRRRVGKSSSSRESLERSPATGEKKRKTSKEGGGWNPLKVFRGKGKSAEGVRKTQDSMSLQKRLDRQGGQTYPPYREQQGYGGQQGYGGQQGYGGQQGYGGQQGYGGQQGYGGQQGYGGQQGYGGQQPYGAEQNQPYGQQPYDKRSPWEQQYPPPPPPPPPPPPPPPPPPPPPPAPVAAPRGGRQGYIYNKDEYFANPSKPWEAPKADPPVPPPQKRPPPPPPPPRPQPPRPPPPPPPPPPGAPPPGFCSPYGNSQDKDDYFSVP; encoded by the exons ATGATAGTTTGGATAGCACAGCTTATAGTAGCAGCGACTTCAGCTCTTTATATTCTACCAATATGCAGCAGAGCAGCAGAGGAGGAAGACAGCAGAGCCACAGGGGGGGAGCACAGCAGAACAGCAGAGGAGGAAGATTATGAAAGCGACG AACGTCGCCGAGGAGGAGCtagcaagaaaagaaggagaagggTTGGGAAA AGCTCAAGTTCAAGGGAGAGTTTGGAAAGATCGCCGGCAactggagaaaagaaaa GGAAAACCTCCAAAGAAGGCGGTGGTTGGAATCCTCTCAAAGTGTTTCGAGGCAAAGGCAAAAGTGCTGAAGGTGTCAGAAAAACTCAGGATTCAATGTCGCTTCAGAAAAGACTTGATAGACAAGGAGGACAAACGTACCCACCTTATAGGGAACAACAAGGGTATGGAGGCCAGCAAGGGTATGGAGGACAACAAGGATATGGAGGGCAGCAAGGGTATGGAGGACAACAAGGGTATGGAGGACAACAAGGGTATGGTGGACAACAAGGGTATGGTGGACAACAAGGGTATGGTGGACAACAACCCTATGGAGCAGAGCAAAATCAGCCATACGGGCAGCAACCGTACGATAAACGTTCTCCCTGGGAGCAGCAGTAtcctcctccacctcctcctcctccacctcctcctccaccaccaccaccaccaccaccaccccCACCCGCACCAGTAGCAGCACCAAGAGGAGGACGTCAAGGCTACATTTATAATAAAGATGAGTATTTCGCTAATCCATCAAAACCATGGGAAGCACCAAAGGCAGACCCACCAGTTCCACCGCCACAGAAGCGGCCACCACCCCCGCCTCCACCGCCGCGTCCACAACCTCCACGTCCGCCTCCGCCTCCGCCTCCACCACCACCGGGTGCTCCTCCACCTGGATTTTGCTCTCCGTACGGTAATAGTCAAGATAAGGATGACTACTTTTCAGTTCCTTAA
- a CDS encoding hypothetical protein (NECATOR_CHRIV.G16316.T1) has translation MVAELVSLTYVAFAAVFFCSIYCCATSRRGMGGGDEDAEEDSEKSETTTSSIACHERLSASGSKKKKKKENFRPQNDNETVDEFVSNWKGPLNIPPPPPPPLPGSKPRTPKRGKLGNQEKKGPLKILIPQAGYIYNKEDFFSLPGVAPGQPPPPPPPPAFHPPPPPPPAFPPPPPPAFPPPPPPPPPPPPPPPPPPPRPGDPNPQQFDPYFCLPTQK, from the exons ATGGTAGCTGAGCTGGTGTCGCTTACTTATGTTGCGTTTGCGGCAGTGTTCTTCTGTTCCATCTATTGTTGTGCAACATCCAGACGCGGCATGG GAGGAGGGGATGAAGATGCAGAAGAGGATTCTGAGAAGTCG GAGACGACCACGTCCAGCATCGCTTGTCATGAACGTTTATCGGCCAGTGGcagtaagaaaaagaagaaaaaagaaa ACTTTCGCCCTCAAAACGATAACGAAACGGTCGACGAATTCGTGAGCAACTGGAAAGGACCACTGAATAttccgccaccaccaccaccaccgcttCCTGGATCAAAGCCACGGACACCCAAGAGAGGGAAGTTAGGAAACCAAGAAAAGAAGGGACCACTAAAGATACTCATACCTCAAGCCGGCTACATTTATAATAAGGAAGACTTCTTTTCGTTGCCTGGAGTTGCACCTGGCCAACCCCCacctccacctccaccaccagCTTTCCAtcctcctccaccaccaccaccagctTTTCCCCCTCCTCCACCACCAgcttttcctcctcctccaccaccaccacccccaccgccacctccaccaccaccaccgccgccaCGTCCAGGGGATCCAAATCCACAACAATTTGACCCGTACTTTTGTTTACcaacacaaaaataa
- a CDS encoding hypothetical protein (NECATOR_CHRIV.G16317.T1), giving the protein MPMSLVKNHCLCGAMHVRSGARLLSTIFLLLAAVHLLNAFGFVSGYPGSPISSAVIFLIICTLVYGVFAERRYFLIPFLAAKAFLTLATVSSFLIWVALHVAYRDKVSEHTKGSLLSYMDIVESQNKKPNMLVCIGLGFITIACLQMYILKVFLNFYCFLRERHQPLLTDTAHSSRYSPISTTSSSLYQN; this is encoded by the exons ATGCCTATGTCACTCGTTAAGAACCATTGCCTTTGCGGTGCAATGCATGTACGG TCTGGAGCACGTTTACTTTCCACGATTTTCCTGCTACTCGCTGCTGTACATCTGCTGAATGCTTTCGGCTTTGTGTCGGGTTATCCGGGTTCACCCATCAG TTCCGCCGTCATTTTCCTCATAATCTGCACATTGGTGTATGGTGTATTTGCAGAACGACGATATTTCTTGATACCGTTTCTTGCAGCTAAG GCATTTCTAACACTTGCAACGGTTAGCAGTTTCTTGATATGGGTAGCGCTCCATGTTGCCTATAGGGATAAAGTATCAGAACATACGAAAGGCTCACTTCTCAGCTATATGGATATAGTCGAGTCTCAGAATA AGAAACCTAACATGCTCGTGTGCATTGGGCTGGGGTTCATTACAATCGCCTGCTTGCAGATGTACATTTTGAAG GTATTTCTTAACTTTTACTGTTTCCTTCGCGAACGTCATCAACCTCTTCTAACTGACACTGCACATTCAAGCCGTTACTCACCAATATCTACTACTTCTAGTTCACTTTATCAAAACTAA
- a CDS encoding hypothetical protein (NECATOR_CHRIV.G16317.T2) yields the protein MHVRSGARLLSTIFLLLAAVHLLNAFGFVSGYPGSPISSAVIFLIICTLVYGVFAERRYFLIPFLAAKAFLTLATVSSFLIWVALHVAYRDKVSEHTKGSLLSYMDIVESQNKKPNMLVCIGLGFITIACLQMYILKVFLNFYCFLRERHQPLLTDTAHSSRYSPISTTSSSLYQN from the exons ATGCATGTACGG TCTGGAGCACGTTTACTTTCCACGATTTTCCTGCTACTCGCTGCTGTACATCTGCTGAATGCTTTCGGCTTTGTGTCGGGTTATCCGGGTTCACCCATCAG TTCCGCCGTCATTTTCCTCATAATCTGCACATTGGTGTATGGTGTATTTGCAGAACGACGATATTTCTTGATACCGTTTCTTGCAGCTAAG GCATTTCTAACACTTGCAACGGTTAGCAGTTTCTTGATATGGGTAGCGCTCCATGTTGCCTATAGGGATAAAGTATCAGAACATACGAAAGGCTCACTTCTCAGCTATATGGATATAGTCGAGTCTCAGAATA AGAAACCTAACATGCTCGTGTGCATTGGGCTGGGGTTCATTACAATCGCCTGCTTGCAGATGTACATTTTGAAG GTATTTCTTAACTTTTACTGTTTCCTTCGCGAACGTCATCAACCTCTTCTAACTGACACTGCACATTCAAGCCGTTACTCACCAATATCTACTACTTCTAGTTCACTTTATCAAAACTAA
- a CDS encoding hypothetical protein (NECATOR_CHRIV.G16318.T1), with product MVVIHIVAQLLSFFTIVQIISAKAKPTIIFAQKNRADIVQLRDKERMTDLMPIIRVRRKRSADPRAALIMETKKRKDDPLLFSLFKTDNDNEGIDGIKSGVRVIDFKADSSEVAAGRGLEFIGELNEPGAGPSDDPMGDRGDVEEPVGYDYYKIYRGSMTEPIREWDADVELRFATEEEQTLLLGNSDSESDCAADDDDDSNDENNWRNDYPEEEDDDTEDEDVNYYDDDDREFRRTVHEDNDESPFALEGMRRRLEGFAMEAYEGEEDNSDDDDDYLRGNHSGPSNDDDDSYDDRYRED from the exons atgGTCGTCATCCACATTGTCGCGCAATTGCTAAGTTTCTTTACAATTGTTCAAATAATATCGGCAAAA GCGAAACCGACTATCATCTTCGCACAGAAAAACAGAGCAGACATTGTTCAGTTGAGAGACAAAGAACG GATGACGGACCTTATGCCAATAATCCGAGTACGCCGAAAGCGATCTGCTGATCCACGTGCAGCACTTATTATGGAGACGAAAAAGCGAAAA GATGATCCGCTTTTGTTCTCTTTGTTTAAAACCGACAATGATAACGAAGGCATAGATGGAATCAAAAGTGGTGTACGTGTTATAGATTTCAAAGCTGATAGTTCTG AAGTTGCAGCAGGCCGAGGCCTTGAATTCATTGGTGAACTTAATGAACCAGGAGCAGGACCCAGCGATGATCCTATG GGGGATCGAGGAGATGTAGAGGAACCTGTCGGCTATGACTATTATAAAATATACAGAGGATCAATGACAGAACCTATACGAGAATGGGACGCAGATGTGGAATTGAGATTTGCTACTGA AGAAGAGCAAACTCTCTTGCTTGGAAACTCTGATTCTGAAAGTGACTGCGCGGCCGATGACGATGACGACTCGAACGATGAAAATAACTGGCGAAACGACTATCCAGAAGAGGAGGATGACGATACTGAGGATGAAGATGTCAATTACTATGATGACGATGACAGG GAATTTAGGCGTACTGTCCACGAAGACAATGACGAATCACCCTTTGCACTGGAAGGAATGCGACGTCGCTTGGAAGGATTTGCTATGGAAGCATATGAAGGGGAGGAGGACAACtcagatgatgatgatgattacTTACGAGGCAATCATTCTGGTCCTAGTAACGATGATGACGACAGTTACGATGATAGATATCGTGAAGACTAA
- a CDS encoding hypothetical protein (NECATOR_CHRIV.G16318.T2) gives MAFSFRLNTESALIQRYNYYVISAVLLYVEINQPGIWDGAGFRMVVIHIVAQLLSFFTIVQIISAKAKPTIIFAQKNRADIVQLRDKERMTDLMPIIRVRRKRSADPRAALIMETKKRKDDPLLFSLFKTDNDNEGIDGIKSGVRVIDFKADSSEVAAGRGLEFIGELNEPGAGPSDDPMGDRGDVEEPVGYDYYKIYRGSMTEPIREWDADVELRFATEEEQTLLLGNSDSESDCAADDDDDSNDENNWRNDYPEEEDDDTEDEDVNYYDDDDREFRRTVHEDNDESPFALEGMRRRLEGFAMEAYEGEEDNSDDDDDYLRGNHSGPSNDDDDSYDDRYRED, from the exons ATGGCTTTTAGCTTCCGCTTAAATACGGAATCAGCGCTGATTCAACGCT ACAACTACTATGTTATCAGTGCAGTGCTTCTGTATGTGGAAATCAATCAACCaggaatctgggatggtgcgggtttcag aatgGTCGTCATCCACATTGTCGCGCAATTGCTAAGTTTCTTTACAATTGTTCAAATAATATCGGCAAAA GCGAAACCGACTATCATCTTCGCACAGAAAAACAGAGCAGACATTGTTCAGTTGAGAGACAAAGAACG GATGACGGACCTTATGCCAATAATCCGAGTACGCCGAAAGCGATCTGCTGATCCACGTGCAGCACTTATTATGGAGACGAAAAAGCGAAAA GATGATCCGCTTTTGTTCTCTTTGTTTAAAACCGACAATGATAACGAAGGCATAGATGGAATCAAAAGTGGTGTACGTGTTATAGATTTCAAAGCTGATAGTTCTG AAGTTGCAGCAGGCCGAGGCCTTGAATTCATTGGTGAACTTAATGAACCAGGAGCAGGACCCAGCGATGATCCTATG GGGGATCGAGGAGATGTAGAGGAACCTGTCGGCTATGACTATTATAAAATATACAGAGGATCAATGACAGAACCTATACGAGAATGGGACGCAGATGTGGAATTGAGATTTGCTACTGA AGAAGAGCAAACTCTCTTGCTTGGAAACTCTGATTCTGAAAGTGACTGCGCGGCCGATGACGATGACGACTCGAACGATGAAAATAACTGGCGAAACGACTATCCAGAAGAGGAGGATGACGATACTGAGGATGAAGATGTCAATTACTATGATGACGATGACAGG GAATTTAGGCGTACTGTCCACGAAGACAATGACGAATCACCCTTTGCACTGGAAGGAATGCGACGTCGCTTGGAAGGATTTGCTATGGAAGCATATGAAGGGGAGGAGGACAACtcagatgatgatgatgattacTTACGAGGCAATCATTCTGGTCCTAGTAACGATGATGACGACAGTTACGATGATAGATATCGTGAAGACTAA
- a CDS encoding hypothetical protein (NECATOR_CHRIV.G16319.T1) produces MDGGSFTLEHRPVMVDCYWEGHKVQTPYLIWLALTIVSSTVLASFLCDSKNVRRFEDDDPDSAAMKAKRAAREKKRKELQEEQRRMQEGLQRGEFRPSDPNETVNEVASNWGAAQAMAQARGEDVKYFATPGQNAGSPQDESKEPKESKESKESKESRDKKQTAEPVPQKFRPRDDNETVNEVVSNWGAAQAMMQKREGAAAQAKEPAGSSKDKNAPPKPPVRPAVQQKFRPRDDNETVNEVVSNWGAAQAMMQKREGGAAPAESAKDKKGFQAPAQPAKPAAPQKFRPRDDNETVNEVVSNWGAAQAMMQKREGGAAPAESAKDKKGFQAPAQPAKPAAPQKFRPRDDNETVNEVVSNWGAAQAMMQKREGGAAQAAAESSKDKKGFLTPRQAAKPAAQQKFRPRDDNETVNEVVSNWGAAQEMLQKRNVPPPPPPKPKPVLVPVPAKEKMRKANDFETIDECVSNWGAVQALAKKKGV; encoded by the exons ATGGATGGCGGATCATTCACACTCGAACATCGACCTGTCATGGTTGACTGCTACTGGG AGGGCCATAAGGTGCAGACGCCCTATCTCATATGGTTAGCATTAACGATTGTTTCATCAACAGTACTCGCTTCGTTCCTTTGTGACTCGAAAA ACGTTCGGCGATTTGAGGATGATGATC CGGACTCAGCAGCAATG AAGGCAAAAAGGGCTGCTCGTGAG AAAAAGCGAAAGGAGCTACAGGAAGAACAAAGGCGCATGCAAGAAGGTCTCCAGCGTG GTGAATTTCGACCCAGCGATCCCAACGAAACTGTTAATGAAGTGGCAAGTAATTGGGGTGCTGCACAAGCAATGGCACAAGCTCGTGGTGAAGATGTGAAGTATTTCGCTACACCGGGACAAAATGCTGG TTCACCACAAG ATGAATCCAAGGAACCCAAGGAATCTAAGGAGTCCAAAGAATCTAAAGAATCACGTGATAAGAAACAAACAGCGGAACCCGTTCCAC agaaattcCGACCAAGAGATGATAATGAAACAGTGAACGAAGTGGTCAGCAATTGGGGTGCTGCTCAAGCTATGATGCAGAA aagagaagGAGCAGCAGCACAAGCGAAGGAACCCGCTGGAA GCTCAAAAGACAAGAATGCACCACCAAAACCACCAGTCAGACCAGCAGTACAAC AGAAATTCCGACCGAGAGACGATAATGAAACTGTTAATGAAGTTGTCAGCAACTGGGGTGCTGCTCAAGCAATGAtgcaaaa AAGAGAGGGAGGTGCTGCTCCAGCAGAAA GTGCGAAAGACAAGAAAGGATTTCAGGCTCCAGCGCAGCCAGCTAAACCAGCAGCACCTC agaaattccGACCGAGAGACGATAATGAAACTGTTAATGAAGTTGTCAGCAACTGGGGTGCTGCTCAAGCAATGAtgcaaaa AAGAGAGGGAGGTGCTGCTCCAGCAGAAA GTGCGAAAGACAAGAAAGGATTTCAGGCTCCAGCGCAGCCAGCTAAACCAGCAGCACCTC agaaattccGACCGAGAGACGATAATGAAACTGTTAATGAAGTTGTCAGCAACTGGGGTGCTGCTCAAGCAATGATGCAAAA aagagaagGAGGAGCGGCTCAAGCTGCCGCGGAAA GCtcgaaggataaaaaaggatttttaacTCCGAGACAGGCAGCGAAACCAGCAGCACAAC AGAAATTTCGACCGAGAGACGATAACGAAACCGTTAACGAGGTGGTTAGTAACTGGGGTGCTGCACAAGAAATGTTACAAAA AAGAAACGTTCCGCCTCCTCCTCCACCAAAACCGAAACCTGTACTCGTACCTGTACCAGCAAAAG aaaaaatgcgTAAAGCTAATGATTTTGAAACTATTGACGAATGTGTTAGTAATTGGGGAGCTGTTCAAGCACTGGCTAAGAAAAAAGGTGTATGA